A DNA window from Hordeum vulgare subsp. vulgare chromosome 1H, MorexV3_pseudomolecules_assembly, whole genome shotgun sequence contains the following coding sequences:
- the LOC123411568 gene encoding haloacid dehalogenase-like hydrolase domain-containing protein Sgpp, which translates to MYASARGSQPHVFPVSPPSLHHSTASLPRSPCITSLRSRRYKNRTARAYRRVTGASDMSAAGDRDLRELAPLEAILFDIDGTLCDSDPFHFRAFRELLQEVGFNNGVPITEEFYSANISGWHNDALAGALFPELDHAKAMEFMDRKEALFRKLAAGELKGLDGLKELCTWIEGRNLKRAAVTNAPRANAELVLSLLGLTSFFPVLVIGSECERAKPSPDPYLKALELIGASPHHTFIFEDSASGVQAGVAAGVAVVGLTTGNPEKVLRDAGASLLIEDFRDPKLMAMLQELDPAAADKQG; encoded by the exons ATGTACGCCTCCGCGCGCGGTTCGCAGCCACACGTCTTCCCCGTCTCTCCTCCTAGTCTCCACCACTCTACTGCATCGCTACCACGCTCACCTTGCATCACCAGCTTGCGCTCCCGCAGATACAAGAACCGCACCGCGCGCGCCTACCGGAGGGTCACCGGAGCGTCGGACATGTCGGCCGCCGGCGACAG GGATCTGCGGGAGCTGGCGCCTCTCGAGGCGATCCTGTTCGACATCGACGGCACCCTCTGTGACTCCGACCCCTTCCACTTCCGCGCCTTCCGCGAGCTGCTGCAGGAG GTTGGTTTCAACAATGGAGTCCCCATCACCGAGGAATTCTACAGCGCAAACATCAGCGGATGGCACAACGACGCCCTCGCCGGCGCGCTGTTCCCGGAGCTCGACCACGCCAAGGCCATGGAGTTCATGGATCGCAAGGAAGCCCTGTTCAGAAA GTTGGCGGCAGGAGAACTCAAGGGACTGGACGGCCTGAAGGAACTGTGCACATGGATCGAAGGCCGCAACCTGAAGCGGGCGGCGGTGACGAACGCGCCGAGGGCGAACGCGGAGCTCGTGCTGTCGCTCCTCGGGCTCACCAGCTTCTTCCCGGTGCTCGTCATCGGGAGCGAGTGTGAGAGGGCCAAGCCGTCCCCGGACCCGTACCTCAAGGCCCTCGAGCTCATCGGCGCGTCGCCCCATCACACGTTCATCTTCGAG GACTCCGCGTCCGGGGTCCAGGCCGGCGTCGCCGCCGGCGTGGCAGTGGTGGGCCTGACCACCGGGAACCCGGAGAAGGTGCTGAGGGACGCGGGGGCGAGCCTgctgatcgaggatttccgggaCCCGAAGCTGATGGCCATGCTTCAGGAGCTGGACCCTGCAGCTGCAGATAAGCAAGGCTGA